From Clostridium botulinum BKT015925, one genomic window encodes:
- a CDS encoding nucleotide modification associated domain-containing protein, with protein MSKVEDHKDLCKELNALYELKNKKYGDSFGKTYKEYGPSMICIRLDDKLSRAKQLLLKGEEGTEDESIRDTLIDLANYALMGIIELENK; from the coding sequence ATGAGTAAAGTGGAAGATCATAAGGATTTATGCAAGGAATTAAATGCATTATATGAATTAAAGAATAAAAAGTATGGTGACAGTTTTGGAAAGACTTATAAAGAATATGGACCATCAATGATATGCATTAGGCTTGATGATAAATTAAGCAGAGCAAAACAATTATTGCTAAAGGGAGAAGAAGGTACAGAAGATGAAAGTATAAGAGATACATTAATAGACTTAGCTAATTATGCACTTATGGGAATTATAGAATTAGAAAATAAATAA
- a CDS encoding site-specific integrase gives MNFVEPIRDSQKVNDIQAYLKRTNERDYILFITGVYTGLRISDILRLKVKDVRDKRFIYLREKKTSKQNIIEINKLLEKEYRWYCKDKELDEYLIKSREGVNKAISRVQAYKIIKEVGKNFGVDNLGTHTLRKTFGYHYYKQTKDVATLMKMYNHSDPSITLRYIGIIQDEMNRARRNFSI, from the coding sequence ATGAATTTCGTTGAACCTATACGAGATAGTCAAAAAGTCAATGACATACAGGCTTATCTCAAAAGAACAAATGAACGAGATTATATCTTATTTATTACAGGAGTTTATACAGGACTTAGAATAAGTGATATATTAAGACTTAAAGTTAAGGATGTCAGAGATAAAAGATTTATATATCTTAGAGAAAAGAAAACATCTAAACAGAATATTATAGAAATAAATAAATTGTTAGAGAAAGAATATAGATGGTATTGCAAGGATAAGGAACTGGATGAATACTTAATAAAGAGTAGAGAAGGAGTTAACAAAGCTATTAGTAGAGTTCAAGCTTATAAGATAATTAAAGAAGTAGGCAAGAATTTTGGGGTTGATAACTTAGGTACTCATACTTTAAGAAAGACTTTTGGCTATCATTATTATAAGCAGACAAAAGACGTGGCTACACTTATGAAAATGTATAATCATAGTGATCCTAGTATTACTCTTAGATATATTGGAATAATTCAAGATGAAATGAATAGAGCTAGAAGGAATTTTAGTATCTAA
- a CDS encoding phosphoadenosine phosphosulfate reductase family protein — translation MQYIASFSGGKDSVAMVLKLIELNYPLDRVAFIDTGLEFGEQINVIKICERRFKELKPGLKFDWIRPEKTFEEQFYTKIKKEKTKGKYTVGHTQQLLIAGATID, via the coding sequence ATGCAATATATAGCAAGTTTTAGTGGCGGTAAAGATAGTGTAGCTATGGTTCTTAAATTAATAGAACTAAATTATCCGTTAGATCGTGTAGCTTTTATTGATACTGGATTGGAATTTGGAGAACAGATAAATGTTATAAAAATATGTGAGAGAAGATTTAAAGAATTAAAACCTGGATTAAAATTTGATTGGATAAGACCAGAAAAAACATTTGAAGAACAATTTTATACTAAAATAAAAAAGGAAAAAACAAAGGGAAAATATACGGTTGGCCATACACAACAGCTTTTAATAGCTGGTGCAACGATAGATTAA
- a CDS encoding HNH endonuclease, translated as MATFYKTTVWINKRKEILKRDNNECQRCKSLGRFSKAECVHHIKHLKDRPDLALENKNLLSVCNTCHNILHPEKLHHSDKAKFKNKERW; from the coding sequence ATGGCTACCTTTTATAAAACAACTGTATGGATTAATAAGAGAAAAGAAATATTAAAGCGAGATAATAATGAATGTCAAAGATGTAAAAGTCTAGGGAGATTCAGCAAGGCAGAATGTGTGCATCATATTAAGCATTTAAAAGACAGACCAGACTTAGCATTAGAGAATAAAAATTTATTATCTGTTTGTAATACCTGTCACAATATTCTTCATCCAGAGAAATTACATCATAGCGATAAGGCAAAATTCAAGAACAAAGAACGGTGGTAA
- a CDS encoding P27 family phage terminase small subunit, with amino-acid sequence MNEKENLIIKEKAYKDYISGMKYKDIADKYSISINTIKSWKRRLNWQRKMNTKKGASVQEVQGLANEIHQDLLNQLKENETHGKHYEDLVNDYMALWDIKNRLIEDIRVNGVAIEWNNGKQAGKKKNDSIPELNKTSAQMLKILSELGLKPSPKEPEDDNDEM; translated from the coding sequence TTGAATGAAAAAGAAAATTTAATAATTAAGGAAAAAGCTTATAAGGACTACATTTCAGGAATGAAGTATAAAGATATTGCAGATAAATATTCTATATCTATTAATACAATTAAGTCTTGGAAGCGTAGACTCAACTGGCAAAGAAAAATGAATACAAAAAAGGGTGCAAGTGTGCAAGAGGTGCAAGGACTAGCAAATGAGATTCACCAGGACTTATTAAACCAGCTAAAGGAAAATGAAACACACGGAAAACACTATGAAGATTTAGTCAACGACTATATGGCTTTATGGGATATTAAAAATAGACTTATAGAAGATATTAGAGTAAATGGTGTAGCAATAGAATGGAACAATGGAAAACAGGCTGGTAAAAAGAAAAATGATAGTATACCAGAGTTGAATAAAACAAGTGCTCAAATGTTAAAGATTTTATCAGAGTTAGGATTAAAACCATCACCAAAAGAACCAGAGGATGATAATGATGAAATGTAA